The Sphingobacteriales bacterium genome has a window encoding:
- a CDS encoding DUF2851 family protein produces the protein MQERLLHFIWQNKLFNTKELKTVKGNEVQILDFGKYNKDGGPDFWNAKVKIDRGYFSWKYRTTYLCFRLETA, from the coding sequence ATGCAGGAACGTTTATTACATTTTATCTGGCAAAATAAATTATTCAATACTAAAGAACTAAAAACGGTTAAAGGAAATGAAGTACAGATTCTTGATTTTGGAAAATACAATAAAGATGGTGGCCCGGATTTCTGGAATGCCAAAGTAAAAATTGATAGAGGTTATTTTAGTTGGAAATATAGAACTACATATTTATGCTTCCGATTGGAAACGGCATAA
- a CDS encoding DUF2851 family protein, with translation MLSKQELICEQMLDVVDNFYIGNWKERLVIERLERKSDEILEA, from the coding sequence ATGCTTTCCAAGCAAGAATTAATATGTGAGCAAATGCTCGACGTGGTAGATAATTTTTACATTGGAAATTGGAAAGAAAGGCTGGTGATCGAACGACTGGAACGAAAATCTGATGAGATTTTAGAAGCTTAA
- a CDS encoding DUF2851 family protein has protein sequence MTTIGNKHLYQLLAKYFGSHINKEPFENITRLLDYKIVLKHSNDNFQVEVLLFGVAGF, from the coding sequence ATAACAACGATTGGGAACAAACATCTTTATCAACTGTTAGCTAAATATTTTGGCAGCCATATAAATAAAGAACCTTTTGAAAACATAACGCGCTTACTGGATTATAAAATAGTATTGAAACACTCTAATGATAATTTTCAAGTCGAAGTATTGTTGTTTGGTGTTGCAGGATTTTAA
- a CDS encoding DUF2851 family protein, with amino-acid sequence MYPRELKAEYQFLKQNIGYHNCRNTSGSFCVCDRFHFQQSDWPGLQKVVQQMPLLTKILKMKDEDFFLEDIEVSDYWSQHYVFDKLSKLKSKSIGDDFKSIVKINVVAPILYAYGKCCGEEKYKDKAFDVLYKTTAEVNNKTKKYTNQIWQQNAAFDTQAVIELNDSYCTGKRCLECAIGYKILRNSNNELLANNC; translated from the coding sequence ATATATCCAAGAGAGCTGAAAGCAGAATATCAGTTTTTAAAACAAAATATAGGCTATCACAATTGCAGGAACACCAGTGGCAGTTTTTGCGTATGCGACCGGTTTCATTTCCAACAATCAGACTGGCCTGGTTTGCAAAAAGTGGTGCAACAAATGCCATTGTTAACCAAAATATTGAAGATGAAAGATGAAGATTTTTTCCTAGAGGATATAGAGGTTTCCGATTACTGGAGCCAACATTATGTATTTGATAAACTCAGTAAATTAAAATCAAAATCCATAGGTGATGACTTTAAATCAATTGTTAAAATAAATGTAGTAGCACCTATATTATATGCCTATGGAAAATGCTGTGGTGAAGAAAAATATAAAGACAAAGCATTTGATGTTTTATATAAAACAACAGCCGAAGTAAATAATAAAACAAAAAAATACACAAATCAGATTTGGCAACAGAATGCTGCATTTGACACACAGGCAGTAATAGAATTAAACGACAGTTATTGTACGGGAAAAAGATGTCTTGAATGTGCAATAGGATACAAAATTTTGCGCAATAGTAACAACGAACTTTTAGCAAATAATTGCTAA
- a CDS encoding RecX family transcriptional regulator, protein MPIANAANQKCVKKLYQLAVEDSDTDFYLNYLKENNFLNEERFVSAFARGKFNIKSWGKRKIMQELQSKRIDSKKIQQSINAIDEGAYFLRLQDILEKKNKTIKEQDNFKKKQKLIQYALQKAMKCN, encoded by the coding sequence GTGCCTATCGCGAACGCTGCGAATCAGAAGTGCGTCAAAAAATTATATCAGCTGGCAGTAGAAGATTCGGATACGGATTTTTACCTGAATTATCTGAAAGAAAATAATTTCCTGAATGAAGAACGATTTGTAAGTGCCTTTGCTCGCGGAAAATTCAACATTAAGAGTTGGGGCAAGCGCAAGATTATGCAGGAACTGCAATCGAAAAGAATCGACTCCAAAAAAATCCAACAAAGCATCAACGCCATTGATGAAGGTGCTTATTTTCTGAGATTACAGGATATTCTCGAGAAAAAAAATAAGACGATTAAAGAACAAGATAACTTTAAAAAGAAACAAAAACTCATTCAGTATGCTTTGCAAAAGGCTATGAAATGCAATTGA
- a CDS encoding RidA family protein — translation MQRQTYTEGSPWEPIVGYARAVKIGNIIEISGTTASVNGEVVGKGDVYEQTKCILQKFEKVLQEFGASTKDVVRTRIFCTDIAQWEAIGKAHGEFFSEIKPTTGMYQISKLISDDLLVEIEATAILSE, via the coding sequence ATGCAAAGACAAACATATACAGAAGGCTCGCCATGGGAACCCATCGTTGGCTACGCAAGAGCCGTGAAAATTGGCAATATAATTGAAATTTCAGGCACCACTGCCAGCGTAAACGGTGAAGTGGTAGGAAAAGGTGATGTGTACGAACAAACGAAATGTATTTTACAAAAATTTGAAAAAGTATTGCAGGAATTCGGCGCATCAACGAAAGATGTGGTGCGAACGAGAATTTTCTGTACGGATATAGCTCAATGGGAAGCCATCGGAAAAGCACATGGAGAATTCTTCTCAGAAATTAAACCAACCACAGGAATGTACCAGATTTCTAAGCTTATTTCTGATGATTTGCTGGTAGAAATTGAAGCAACCGCCATTCTCAGCGAATAG
- a CDS encoding anion permease, whose amino-acid sequence MVKSYKHQVFIVISILLSFVLFAVNPLQLDVKAAKVLAIAFLVIFLWITEAIPMAASALLPLILFPLLNIMPVKEVAKSYGDPIIFLFMGGFFLGLAIEKWNLHKRIALNIVRLSGTNGNSIILGFVIATGTISMWLSNTATTMMLFPIATSVIFVIKENHTQGNQQNFSIALMLVIAYASNLGGIATIIGTPPNVAYVGFIKDKLNHSIDFFDWMKLVMPLSIVLLLLLYIVTTRFLYPNKMEKSEATANYIKEEINKLGKMSATEWRVLLIFLFTAFLWITQSIWNKLFQLKLDDAMIALIGAVLLFAIPSSIKKTKQKILFIYPFYIGTIPKEWLGEF is encoded by the coding sequence ATGGTAAAAAGCTACAAACATCAGGTATTTATTGTTATCAGCATACTGTTGTCTTTCGTGCTTTTTGCAGTAAATCCATTGCAACTGGATGTTAAAGCTGCAAAAGTTTTAGCGATTGCTTTTCTGGTTATTTTTCTATGGATTACAGAAGCCATACCAATGGCAGCTTCGGCATTGCTGCCTCTGATTTTATTTCCATTACTGAATATAATGCCGGTTAAAGAAGTTGCGAAATCTTATGGCGATCCGATAATATTTTTATTTATGGGTGGATTTTTTCTCGGACTCGCTATAGAAAAATGGAATTTACACAAACGCATAGCACTCAATATTGTCAGGCTTTCCGGTACCAACGGCAACAGTATCATACTCGGTTTTGTTATTGCCACCGGCACAATAAGTATGTGGCTCAGCAATACCGCTACTACCATGATGTTGTTTCCAATTGCGACTTCCGTTATTTTTGTAATTAAAGAAAATCATACACAAGGCAATCAGCAGAATTTCTCTATCGCTTTGATGTTGGTCATTGCCTATGCTTCCAACTTAGGCGGTATTGCTACTATTATCGGCACACCACCAAATGTTGCGTATGTTGGTTTTATAAAAGATAAACTTAATCACTCCATAGATTTTTTTGACTGGATGAAGTTGGTGATGCCTTTGTCTATTGTCTTGCTGCTGCTTTTGTATATTGTTACCACAAGATTTTTATATCCGAATAAAATGGAAAAAAGCGAAGCCACGGCAAACTACATAAAAGAAGAAATTAATAAACTCGGAAAAATGTCTGCTACCGAATGGCGTGTATTACTGATATTTTTATTTACCGCATTTTTATGGATTACACAAAGCATCTGGAATAAATTATTTCAGTTAAAATTAGATGATGCCATGATTGCGCTAATCGGAGCGGTACTGTTATTTGCAATTCCATCTTCCATAAAAAAGACGAAGCAGAAAATTCTGTTTATTTACCCATTTTACATTGGAACGATACCAAAAGAATGGCTTGGGGAATTTTGA
- a CDS encoding anion permease: protein MAWGILILFGGGLALAKGLEEAGLIQLLGKVLAQIAPDNLFLLILLITTLSIFISEVMSNVAQVIIFAPVVTALAISLNIHPCCWVYRCALEPVVQVCCQWERHPMPLLFPADILH, encoded by the coding sequence ATGGCTTGGGGAATTTTGATTTTATTTGGCGGCGGACTTGCCCTGGCAAAAGGACTCGAAGAAGCTGGTTTAATTCAGCTATTAGGAAAAGTACTGGCACAAATTGCACCTGATAATTTGTTCTTGTTAATTCTGTTAATTACGACACTTTCTATTTTTATCAGCGAAGTAATGAGCAATGTAGCACAGGTAATAATTTTTGCACCGGTTGTGACAGCTCTAGCAATTTCCTTAAATATTCATCCCTGCTGCTGGGTATACCGATGTGCCTTGGAGCCAGTTGTGCAGGTATGTTGCCAATGGGAACGCCACCCAATGCCATTGCTTTTTCCAGCGGACATATTGCACTGA
- a CDS encoding GNAT family N-acetyltransferase — protein MLTIKRTTSDDADFQQLVAHLDKYLSIIDGDEHAFYAQYNKIDTLRNAVVCYEDTVPLGCGAFKAYDTNSVEIKRMYVVPESRGKGIAGLILKELENWAAELNYQEAVLETGKKQTDAVHLYQKSGYTIIPNYGQYENVENSVCMQKIIG, from the coding sequence ATGCTCACTATAAAAAGAACCACTTCAGACGATGCAGACTTTCAGCAGCTAGTGGCACATTTGGATAAATACCTCAGCATCATTGATGGCGATGAACATGCCTTTTATGCGCAGTATAACAAGATAGATACGCTGCGAAACGCCGTCGTTTGTTATGAAGATACAGTTCCACTTGGTTGTGGTGCATTTAAAGCATACGACACAAATTCTGTAGAAATAAAACGCATGTATGTAGTGCCGGAATCACGCGGCAAAGGTATTGCAGGCCTTATCTTAAAAGAACTGGAAAACTGGGCAGCCGAACTGAACTACCAAGAAGCGGTTTTAGAAACCGGCAAAAAACAAACGGATGCCGTTCATCTGTATCAGAAATCAGGCTACACCATAATTCCTAATTACGGACAATACGAGAACGTGGAGAACAGTGTGTGCATGCAAAAAATTATCGGATAA
- a CDS encoding amidase: MGKRINAFTDDALGTMDATELAAAISTKKISVKEVTEAAIARAEKVNPTLGAIAIKMYDDARNNDKLNQDGPFYGVPTFVKDNDFIKGYPVQKGTGAFVSKVAKKNSKYVNQFFSSGVNCIGKTTMPEFGFICSTENEKWHVTRNPWNTDYTTGGSSSGSAAMVASGVVPIATANDGAGSTRIPASCCGLVGLKPTRKRLFYMEGTETLPVNIVYQGVLTRSVRDTAAFYAAAEKFHYNSRLPRIGHVQNPLNRKLKIAFFENLPEGKQGHMDQDTFRVQLETAKLLESLGHSVEMIKVPLDIESLTLHYLTYYGFLSYMSINFGRLTHGAAVDKSVLEPFTLGLAETFAKRKTKLLSSISTLVRSAKSTEDKLEKDYDIIMTAVTTKRTPEIGYFSPLLDYKEIAWRGADFASFLPLFNISGSPAISLPLGTASNDMPVGVQFVAPFGQDALLLELALQLETAQPWKFIYDK; this comes from the coding sequence ATGGGAAAAAGAATCAACGCCTTTACCGATGATGCACTCGGTACAATGGATGCAACTGAATTAGCAGCTGCAATTTCAACAAAAAAAATATCCGTAAAAGAAGTAACCGAAGCAGCCATTGCACGTGCGGAAAAAGTAAATCCAACCTTAGGTGCTATCGCTATTAAGATGTACGATGATGCACGTAACAACGATAAACTAAATCAAGATGGACCATTTTATGGTGTTCCTACTTTTGTAAAAGATAATGATTTTATTAAAGGATATCCGGTGCAGAAAGGTACCGGTGCATTTGTTTCCAAAGTTGCGAAGAAAAACAGTAAATATGTCAATCAGTTTTTTTCTTCCGGTGTGAACTGTATCGGCAAAACGACCATGCCTGAGTTCGGGTTTATTTGCAGTACAGAAAATGAAAAATGGCATGTCACCAGAAATCCATGGAATACAGATTATACAACGGGTGGCTCATCATCTGGTTCTGCTGCCATGGTGGCTAGTGGTGTGGTGCCGATTGCCACAGCTAATGATGGCGCTGGTTCTACTCGTATTCCGGCATCTTGTTGTGGTTTGGTTGGGTTGAAGCCAACACGTAAACGTTTGTTTTATATGGAAGGCACGGAAACCTTGCCGGTGAATATTGTGTATCAGGGTGTGCTTACACGCAGTGTACGCGATACCGCTGCTTTTTATGCTGCTGCGGAAAAATTTCATTACAATAGCAGATTGCCAAGAATAGGACATGTACAAAATCCATTGAACAGAAAGTTAAAAATTGCCTTCTTTGAAAATTTACCGGAAGGCAAACAAGGTCACATGGATCAAGATACCTTTCGCGTGCAGTTGGAAACCGCGAAATTATTAGAATCCTTAGGTCATTCAGTTGAGATGATAAAAGTACCTTTGGATATTGAGTCACTCACCTTGCATTATTTGACCTACTATGGTTTTTTATCGTACATGTCTATCAATTTCGGAAGACTGACACATGGTGCAGCTGTAGACAAATCTGTGTTGGAACCATTTACATTAGGCTTGGCAGAAACATTTGCCAAACGAAAAACAAAATTATTAAGCAGCATAAGCACGTTGGTGCGTTCTGCAAAAAGTACAGAAGATAAATTAGAGAAAGATTATGATATCATCATGACGGCAGTAACGACCAAGCGTACGCCGGAAATTGGTTATTTCTCACCTTTATTAGATTACAAAGAAATCGCCTGGCGTGGTGCTGATTTTGCATCCTTTCTGCCTTTGTTCAATATATCAGGTTCGCCTGCTATTTCATTGCCATTAGGAACAGCGTCCAACGATATGCCTGTAGGTGTGCAGTTTGTGGCACCTTTCGGACAAGATGCGTTACTGCTTGAGTTGGCTTTGCAATTAGAAACGGCACAACCGTGGAAGTTTATTTACGATAAGTAG
- the gldD gene encoding gliding motility lipoprotein GldD, whose protein sequence is MKQIKRNILSTKQRNIIIFLHCLIVTLTVTSCRENYTPKRTAYFRIEFPKERTYTSYSNTVCPFTFEYADYGQIQKDSSNPEEINAHPCWFNIIYPDYQGKIYLSYTSIDQNNTLDKLIRDSYKLTFKHTVKADYIDETPVRGKNKNVSGIVYDVGGNAASAVQFYVTDSSQHFLRGSLYFFASPNADSIAPAVKYFREDVQHIIETLQWK, encoded by the coding sequence ATGAAACAAATAAAACGAAATATCCTTTCCACGAAACAGCGAAACATCATTATATTCTTACATTGCTTAATTGTTACATTAACTGTAACATCCTGCAGGGAAAACTACACCCCGAAACGTACTGCTTATTTCCGGATAGAATTCCCGAAGGAACGGACATATACCTCCTACAGCAATACCGTTTGTCCTTTCACGTTTGAATATGCCGATTACGGCCAGATACAGAAAGATTCGTCCAACCCGGAAGAAATCAATGCGCACCCCTGCTGGTTCAATATCATTTATCCGGACTACCAAGGGAAAATCTATTTAAGCTATACCTCCATTGACCAGAACAATACGCTGGATAAACTCATCCGCGACAGCTACAAGCTGACGTTCAAGCATACCGTGAAAGCGGATTATATTGATGAGACACCCGTTCGCGGAAAAAACAAGAACGTAAGCGGAATTGTCTATGATGTAGGTGGCAATGCTGCCAGCGCCGTACAGTTTTATGTTACAGACAGTTCACAACATTTTCTTCGTGGCTCACTGTATTTTTTTGCTTCACCAAATGCCGATTCTATTGCACCGGCAGTAAAATATTTCAGAGAAGACGTTCAGCATATCATAGAAACATTGCAGTGGAAATAA
- a CDS encoding CBS domain-containing protein produces MFENILEILLKQEFAESHETFLFIIKISFETFIIVLFAEVIPKLYATQNHYKVSKYTIQTLATLINSFAPLIKKSLLSLQIFRKRLEGVRNIVTAKDIDEAIDITNSLDKNDSDRNDTKILKSIVKFGNIAVTQIMRSRMDVVAVDKDATFEELLNTVSESGYSRIPVVEDNFDKVVGIIYAKDLLNYIDADKNFQWLQLIKQAFFVPETKKIDDLLEDFQTKRVHMAIVVDEYGGSSGIVTLEDVLEEVIGDIKDEFDDASEIDYKKIDNYNFIFEGRTALKRCLQGIGNSRKFL; encoded by the coding sequence ATGTTTGAAAACATACTAGAGATATTACTGAAACAGGAATTTGCAGAATCACACGAGACCTTTTTATTTATTATTAAGATTTCATTTGAAACATTTATCATCGTTTTGTTTGCCGAAGTGATACCGAAGCTGTATGCCACGCAAAACCATTATAAAGTTTCCAAATACACCATTCAAACTTTAGCGACTTTGATAAACTCTTTTGCACCTTTGATTAAAAAGTCCTTGCTCTCACTTCAAATTTTTCGAAAACGATTGGAAGGCGTTAGAAATATTGTTACGGCTAAGGATATCGATGAAGCGATAGACATCACTAATTCCCTGGATAAGAATGACTCAGACAGGAATGATACCAAAATCCTGAAGAGTATCGTGAAATTCGGAAACATAGCAGTGACGCAAATTATGCGTTCCCGTATGGATGTGGTGGCGGTAGATAAAGACGCTACCTTCGAGGAATTGCTGAACACCGTCAGTGAGTCGGGCTACTCCCGTATTCCGGTAGTGGAAGACAACTTCGATAAAGTGGTGGGTATCATTTACGCAAAAGATTTATTGAATTATATTGATGCAGATAAGAATTTCCAATGGCTGCAGTTAATAAAACAGGCTTTCTTTGTTCCGGAAACTAAAAAAATAGACGATCTGCTCGAAGACTTCCAGACCAAGCGGGTACACATGGCAATTGTTGTGGATGAATACGGCGGCAGTTCGGGCATTGTGACACTGGAAGACGTGCTCGAAGAGGTTATCGGCGATATCAAGGATGAATTTGATGATGCCAGTGAAATTGACTACAAGAAGATTGACAACTATAACTTCATTTTTGAAGGAAGAACCGCCTTGAAACGATGTTTGCAAGGTATTGGAAATTCCCGGAAATTCCTTTGA
- a CDS encoding single-stranded DNA-binding protein — protein sequence MSVNKVILIGRLGKDPEVRKINATTTVCNFPLATNESYKNQDGTYTEQTEWHNIVMWRGVAERAERILKKGSNVFIEGKLRTRSWEDKEGNKRYTTEIVVENFQLLDKKDPSSALR from the coding sequence ATGAGTGTTAATAAAGTTATTCTAATTGGTCGACTGGGCAAAGACCCCGAAGTTAGAAAGATTAATGCGACGACCACAGTTTGTAATTTCCCATTAGCTACCAACGAATCCTACAAAAACCAGGATGGCACTTATACCGAACAGACGGAATGGCATAATATTGTCATGTGGCGCGGCGTGGCGGAACGGGCGGAACGCATATTAAAGAAAGGCTCCAATGTTTTTATTGAAGGTAAACTAAGAACCCGCTCCTGGGAAGACAAGGAGGGCAACAAACGATACACCACTGAAATTGTCGTAGAGAATTTTCAGTTGCTGGATAAGAAAGATCCATCATCCGCCCTCCGGTGA
- a CDS encoding tetratricopeptide repeat protein produces the protein MLALGRLSIQSGQYDKAKERLQKVRKLSPQNTEAMYFLAITEAQLGHTEEAIRMFGNVQRVGRNKDFDKEIDEVVKNLKSKKV, from the coding sequence TTGTTGGCATTAGGCAGGTTATCCATTCAGTCCGGACAATACGACAAAGCGAAAGAGCGTTTGCAGAAAGTGCGGAAGTTGTCGCCGCAAAATACGGAAGCCATGTATTTTCTGGCCATAACCGAAGCGCAGTTAGGACATACGGAGGAAGCCATCAGGATGTTTGGAAATGTGCAAAGAGTTGGTAGGAACAAAGATTTTGATAAAGAAATAGACGAAGTCGTCAAAAATTTAAAAAGTAAAAAAGTTTAA